The Candidatus Coatesbacteria bacterium region AGGTGCTTCTCGCCGCAGTTGAACGGTAGGCTGACGCGGACCTCGCCACCCCGCTCGAGCAGCCCGAAGACGGGGATCTTGCCGCCGGCGCCCCGGCCTCGCTTTCCTTTACGATGGCCGCCGAAGTAGGCCCCATCGACTTCTATGTGCTTGTCGAATGTGCC contains the following coding sequences:
- a CDS encoding IS1595 family transposase, whose product is GTFDKHIEVDGAYFGGHRKGKRGRGAGGKIPVFGLLERGGEVRVSLPFNCGEKHLLGAILENVELDSIVYSDGWKAYNKLALKGFHHRRIDLQQDFTNGGISINGI